The DNA window GGTCCCTCCACGAAGATCGGTACCGACACCTGGAGGGTGAAGCCGAGCGTGGCGACGACGGCGATCGCGAGCATCGCCGTACGCAACGCCGGCGCCTGCCAGACGTACCGCAGCCCTTCTCGGATCTGGCCTGGGGCCCGGGCCACCCGAGGCGACGGGCCGACCCGGATCGTCCACAGAACAACGACATCCACGCCGAACGACACCGCGTTGACGGCGAACGCGACCGTCGGCCCGACCGCTGCCACTAGCGCCGCGCCGAGCGCGGAGCCGACGCTCATGCCGAGCAACATCAGGGTGCCGGTGAGTGCGGACGCGATCGACACGAGCTCGGGCGGGAGGAGCATCGGCACCAGGGCCCGCCGGGCCGGGGTGTCGAGCGCGTTGATCACGCCCCAGACCGCGGCGAGCACGAACACCCACGGCAGGGTCAGCCCACCCGCGTACGCCAGGACGGCGTACGCGGTCGCGACCAGCCCGAGCCCGGCTTCGGCGAGCATCAGCAGCCGCCTGCGGTCGTACCGGTCGACGAGCGCGCCGAACCACGGCCCGAGCACCAGGCTGGGCGCGTACTGCAGGGCCACCACCCACCCGAGCGCGCTGGGATCCAGCTGGACGACGACCCAGGACAGCCCGACCACCTGTGCCCACGAGCAGGTGACCGAGGGCAGTTGCCCTGCCAGGTAACGCCGAAAGGCCGGGACGCGCAGTGCGGCGACCGCCGGGTGGGCGCCGGCCATCAGAGGCTGAAGGCCAGGGCGACGGCGAGCGCGACGCCGAACAGGTACGTGCCCATCGCGCCCACCATGCGCAGCTTGCCCTCGGCGGCCAGGGTGCGCGCGGTGATCATGCCGTACGCGTGCAGCAGCCGGGCGAGGGTGGCACCGGCGATGAGCGGGATGGCCACGACGATCGGGCTGCGGGCGCCGACCAGCAGGAACAGCACCATCAGGATCGGGATGTACTCGACGGCGTTGCCGTGCGCTCGTTGGGCGATCAGCAGCGGGCTGGCCGGGTCGGTCGGCATCTGGGAGCCGCCCGTCTTCGCGGTGACGCCGCGCATCCGCGAGACGTTGAAGCCGAGGACGAACACCAGGGCGGCGAGGATCGCGGTGCAGATGAGGGCGATGGTCATGCTGTTCTCCTGTGGGTGTGGGGTGCGAGGACGTCGTCGAGCAGGTCGGCGCAGAGCGTCCAGCCGAGGAGCGCGTCGGCCTTGCGGAGCGCGCCCACGCTGGTGACGTTGACCTCGATGAGGTAGGGACCGATCACGTCGAGGCCGGCCAGGTGGATGCCGTACCGGCGCAACGTCGGCGCGAGGCGTTGGCAGATTTCCCTGTCCCGCTTGGTGATCGGCGCTTCAGCGGTCGGGTTGCCGATCCGGAAGTCGCCGGCGACCGGGAAGCGGTGCAGTGCGCCGACCGGTTCGCCGCCGAACATGAAGATCCGTTTATTGCCGGCGTCGACCTCGCGGAGGTAGCGCTGGACGACGACCGCGTGGTCGCCGTTGCCCGTGGCGATCTCTATGAGGGACGTGAGGTTGGGGTCGTGGCGGTCGAGCCTCAGCACGCCGCGACCGGAGAATCCGTCGACGGGCTTGACGACTGCCCCGTCGTGCTCGGCGACGAACGACCGGATGGTGCGCGCGTCGGCGGTGACGATCGTTGGCGGGATGAGGTCGGGGAATCGCAACGGGAGCAGGTGTTCGCTGCAGACCCGGATGCCGGTGGGGTCGTTGACGATCGCGGTGCGCGACGGGTCGAGGAGGTCCAAGATCAGCATCGCGGTCGTGTAGACGTCGTCGACGGGTGGTTCGGTGCGTACGAAGACCGCCACCATGTCGTCGAGCCAGACCTGCTGCGGCACGGTCGCGGTGAACCAGGGGTCGGGCACGGTCCAGCGGTGCCCCTCGCTCGGTCGCGACGGCGCCAGTCGGACGCGGCGCGCGGTGGCGCGGGCTCGGCCGTTCACGGCCTCGAGCTGTCCGGCCTCGGTGACCCAGACGTCCGCGCCCCGTTCCTGCGCGGCGTGCATGAGCCCGACGGAGGTGTCGATGGAGGCGTCCAGGGACTCCAGCGGGTCGACGACGAACGCGATATTCATGCGGCACCTACCAGGCTCGGGCGGACGATCTCAAGGAGGTCGGCGGTCTGCGGCGACCGCCCGGCGGCGGACTCGTTCCACGCCTGTTGCAGGTCGCCGACTCGCGGCATCAGCAGGTCCAGCGCGGCCCGCCTCGCCTGCGCGTCGTACAGCAGCGTCTCGACCGTGGTGATCGCTTCGCCGATGCGCTCGAGCGGTTGGGCGTCGAGGTAGCGGAGCTCGAGGTAGCCACCGCGTGGCCGGACGGGCGGGAACAGCGTCGTGAGGTGGTAGCACGCGTCCTCGGTCTCCGGGATCGGCAGCTGGGGTGCGGCCTTCGCGAAGTCCAGGTACGCCCCGATCGGGTCGGTCGGGTCGAGGTACCGCCCGTCGTAGCCGGTGCGGCGGAGGTCGGCGCGCTGCCAGATCCTCGTGCGTTCGCCTTGGGAGTTGTCGAACGCGGCGGCGAGCGCCGGGCCGGCGAGGTTGGCGACGAGCCACTGCTCGTGACCGGCCTCGCCCGGGAACAGGTCGACGGCAATCTGCAGCGACGCGGTGAGCCGCATCATCCGCCGGCCCTCCGGCCCGACCTCGTCGAACGCCTCCTGCATCGCGAGGTAGCGCGGCTTCGGCGTACGCAGCGGGACGTCCGCGCAGGAGTGGTACGGGTTGACGCCCTTCGTCTCCAGCCGTACGCCGCGCTCGTGGGCGATGGCGGTCGCTCGTCCGATCAGGGTGTGCACGTCGTGGATGAGGCGTGCGCGGCTGTACCTCGGAGGCGGGCTGAGCTCGAGCTGCCCGCCGGGCTCGAACGTCGGGCGCGCGGCCTCGACGAAGGCGGCGTCGAAGCCCGCTGCCAGTACGGCCGGGTCGACGGGACACGACTCGGCCGTGTCGGTCACGGTGATCAGCTCGATCTCGACGCCCACCCCTCCGGGGCGTCGGGCCGGTGCGAAGAGCCGTTCGACGGCGTCTGCGATGTCCATGCCCGCACGTTCCCGCGAACGGCGGCGCGCCACATCAGTGCTGGTACGCAATCGGGCACTGAGGACAACGCTGAACCCTGATACTTCACGCATGACCTCGACGGACGCGCTGGTCGGACGCCAGGAGGAGCTCGCCCTCCTGCGGCGCCGGCTTGCGTCCGCCCGTGCCGGGTCGGGTCACCTGGTCGTGGTGAGCGGGCCCGCCGGGATCGGTAAGACCCGGCTGGTCGAGGAACTCGTGCGGGACTGCCCCGTCGTCGGCTGGGGTGCCGGTCTCGTGGACGCGGGGATGCCCGCGCTCTGGCCGTGGGTCCGGGCCGTACGCGACTGGCCGTCGCCGCGCGATGCCGTTGCTGCCCTGGTCGGCGGGTCCACGCAGCACGGGTACGGCTCCGCCGAGGAGGCCGCGGCGTCGACGTTCACCGCCGACACCGCTGTGGTGGACGCGCTCGCCGAGCAGGCCGCGGCGTCGCCGGGGCTGGTGGTCGTCCTCGACGACCTGCAGTGGGCGGACGCGGCGACGCTGCGCCTGCTCGACCGGCTCGGCGCGGAGATCCGGCGGCTGCCGTTGCTCGTCGTCGGGACGCATCGTGACGCCGCGGCGCTGCCCGCGGACCGTTCGGCGGAGGTGGTGAACCTCGGACCGCTGTCGCCGACGGAGGCCGCCGCGATGCTGTCCACCGCCGTCGAGGGTGCCGACCAGGCGGCGATCGGGCGTGCGGTCGAGCTCTCCGGCGGCAGCCCGCTTTACCTGCGTACGTTGACGAAAGTCGCGGTCGAGGCGCTGCGCGGCGACCGAGACTGGGACGGCGCGACCGGCGCCGCTCCGGAGCTCCGCCACCTCGTCGCGGCCGCGATGCGAGCCTCGGGACCGCGGGTCGCGGCGGACATCGAGGCGCTGAGCGTGCTCGGTCCCGTCATGGAGCCGGACGTGGTCGCGCGGCTGCTCGGCGTTCTTTCGGCCAGCGCGGTGGTCGAGCGGCTGCTGCCGGCCGTACCCGCGGGCCTGATGGAGGTCCACTCCGGCGACCGGGTGCGGTTCGCGCACGCGCTGGTGCGGGACGCGGCGTACGCCTCGCTCTCACCGTCGCGGCGTACCGCGCTGCACCGTCTTGCCGCTGAGCTGTTGGAACCACTCGCGGTGGGGCGAGACGAGCGGGCGGGCACGGTGGCCCGGCACTGGCTGCTCGCCGAGGAGCCGGAACGTGCTGTGGGGTGGGCGATTCGCGCGGCGGCGGCTGCGTTGGCGGCGGGTGCGTACGAGGACGCGGCCTCGTATCTTCAGCTGGCACTCGATACCGGTTCCACCGCCGACCGGGCGGAGCTGCTGCTGGATCTTGCCCGGGCCTTGTACCTCGCGGGGCGGATCCAGCAGAGCGCGGAGGCCTGCGTTCAGGCCGCTGTGGAGGGCGAGCTCTCTGGCCGCGCGGAGGTGGTCGGGCGGGCGGCGATCGTCATCCAGGGCGTCGGCCACCCGGACGTCAACCAGCGGCTCGAGGACCTGTCGCGGCGGGCGCTGCGGATGCCGGACTGCGAGATGGCGCCGGAGTTGCGGGCGCGGGTCGAGGCCCAGCTGGCCTGCGCGCTGTTCGAGCGGGAGGCCGACGACGAGGCAGCGCAGTGGGCTGCGGACGCGCTGGAGCGAGCGACGGCCAGTGGCGACCCGAACGCCGAGCTGGACGCGATCCGCGCGTACGCCTGGCGGTATCGGCAGCCTCGGCACGATCCCGAGGTGATCGAGCTCGGCCAGCGGGCGATCGACCTGGCCGCCCGGACGGCTCGACCCCTCTCGGCGCTGTGGGCGCACACCTGGCGTTCGGACGCCGCGATCCACCAGGCGGACATGGCCTGGGCGCAGCGCGAGCTCGGCGAGATGCGTACGCTCGCCGACCGCACGCGGTTGCCGCTGGTGCGCTGGCATGTGCTGCGCCGCGAGGCCACGATCGCCGCCCTGGTAGGCGACTTCGGGACGAGCCGCGAACGGTCCGCGCGGGCCAACGAGATCGCCGGGGACTGGCAGGACGTGTCGATCCGCTTCACCAGATTCGGCCAGTCGCTCAGCCTGGCGCTGCTGCGCGACGATCCCGCGGACCTGATGCCCGGGTGGACGGACTTCCTCGGCGGCGTGCGGGGTTATCCGCTGGTCGCGCAGACCGCCATGGCCGTCGGGTTGCGGTTGTCCGGCCGCTCGGATGAGGCGTTGGACCTGTACCGGTCGCTGATCGGGCGGCTCGACGAGATGCGCACCGGGTTGGGCCCGCCCGCTCTGTCGTACCTGGCCGAGCTCGCGGTGGCCTTCGATGATCCGGACGGGTGTCGCGGCGTTCGTACCCAGCTGGAGGACATCTTCGGCGGCGCCGTCGCGATCGGCGCGGGCACGGTGGCGTACCTGGGCTCGCTCGGACGCGTGCTCGCCGAGCTCGACTTGGGCTGCGGCGAGATTTCGGCCGCTGTCGCGCACTACGAGGAGGGGCTGCGCGTCGACGCGTTGCTCGGCGCCCGGCCGTACGTCGCCCTCGGCAGCCTCGGCCTGGCCCGCGCCCTCTTCGCGTCATCCCTCCCCCGCGCCGTCTCCCTGGCCCGCGCCGCCGCGGCCGAGGCCCGCCGGCTGGACATGCCCGGCCTCCTACGCGCCGCGGATGCCTTCCTCACCGAAGCGGCGGCGGCTTCACGTTCCGCCTCCCCGCTGTCACCGCGGGAACGCGAGGTGAGTGCCCTCGTCGCCCAAGCCCTCTCCAACCGCGACATCGCCTCGCGGCTGGTGCTGTCCGAGCGAACGGTGGAGAGCCACGTGCGCAGCATCCTCGCCAAAACCGGGCTCACCACCCGCACCGAACTCGTCCGCTGGCACCTCGAGCAGCAGGACCTCTAGGCTCAGCGGAGTTGTAATGTTTGCCAATTGTTGCTGAATCTTGCAAGCATCTGGTCATGGACTCTGCTGCCGATGTCCGCGAGCTCTACGGCGCGGCGGGCACCTTGCTGCTCGAGCTGGGCGCCGACCCGAACGTGCTCGACGACGGCGGCGCGAACGCCCTGCACCACGCGGCAGCCGCCGGCTCACTCGAAGTCGCCTCAGCCTTGCTCGCGGCCGGCGCCGACCGCGATGCGGGACGCTCACCATGCGGCCCCCGCCCGTCCTGTGGGCGCGGAACTTCCAGCACGTCGCCATCGTGCGCTTGCTGCTCCAGAACGGTGTGGGCCTGAACGCCTCCGACGGAGCCAAGCTCGGACTGAACGCGATCGTGACCGGGTTCCCCGGGTCATTGACGTCGCCATCGGCTGGCCGACACCGCTCATCGCGGCGGTCTCGGCTGGCCAGGTGGCCACCGTTCAGCTCCTGCTCGACCGCGGCGCCGACCCGAACGCGCCGGCCGGCAACGGCCAGACTCCCTTACAGGCCACGAAGTTCGCCGGCGACACGGCCGACGTGATCACTGCCCTACTCCGCCAAAGCGGCGCGGTCGACGTCTAGGACCTGGCTTATGTCGTCGCGTCACCTTCGCCCGTCGCCTTGCCTTTCACACCCGCCGCTGCTTTGCTCGGTCTCACGTCACGTGCCGTCGACTCTCACTCCTTGGGGTCGGGCGGCTTCTTCTGCTTCGGGCTGATTCTTTGGCTTTGCTGATGCTTTGCCTTGCTGTGGTTGGGCGGGCTAGCTGGTCGGGCTGTTGCATTGCCTTGCTGTGCTTGGGCGGGCTAGCTGGTCGGGCTGTGGCGGCGGTCGATTGTGGTGGCCGGTCCGGGGCGCGTCAAGGGCGCCGCGGCGGCTTCGCAGATGGGCGACGTCGCTTCGCGACCGCGTTGCGGCCCTTGACTCGCCCCGGCCCGGCCACCAGATTTTCACGCGCCGCCCCTGCCCCCGGAACAGTGTCCCGGGCAAGGCCTGCTTACCTCCAGGTTTGCTGCCGTGCTTGGGTTGCTTGTGGAGCCCCCGGGCTTGCTCGTGGCTCGGATGGAGCCGGGAGGTTGCCCTTGCTGGGTTGGGCATTAGCCTGATTCGGCTGGTAGAATTGTGCTATGGAATCGACCACTTGCTCGAACACTATCGGCGGCGCCGATGGTGTGTCGGCGTGGTCGATGTCTGATGACCAACTCGCCACCGCACTCCTCGACAACCAGGCCGCCCTCCACCGGCACGAAGCCCGCCGGCTCGAGCTGATCCGCGAGGCCGACGCCCGGAACCTCGCCGTGTCGGCGGGTGCGGCGAACACCGCGCAATGGGTCGCCGGCGTCCTTCGTGTTCCTTCGGCTGAGGCGGGTGCGATGGTGAAGCTCGCCAGCCACCTCGACGCCGAGCTTCCTGCCACCGCGCGGGCGTTAGCTGAGGGCGAGATCTCTGTTCCGCATGCGCGGGTGATCTCGCGGGTCGTGACGATGCTGCCGCCGCAGATCTCGACCCCGGAACTCCGCTCCGAGGTCGAAGCCACCCTGTTAGAGAGCGCAGCCACCTTCGACCCGAAGGTCTTGTCGAAGGTCGGGAACCGGCTCTTGGAGACCGTCGCTCCGGACCTTGCCGACCAGGTCCTGGAACTGAAGCTCAAACAAGAAGAAGCCAGCGCCGAACGCGACCGGTTCCTGCGTATGTCCTTCGACGCCACGTCAGGCACGTGGCGGGTCACCGCCCGGCTGCCGAAGGTGGTCGGGGAACGCCTCAAGCTGGTTCTCGACCCGCTCGCCGCACCGCAGCCCGGACCCGACGGACGTGACACCCGCCTCCCCGAGCAGCGCAATGTGGATGCTCTGGACGAGGCCTGCCGGCGACTGCTCGCTGAGCGGTTGGTGCCCTCTCATGGCGGGAATCCCACCCAGCTGGTCGTCACCGTCACCCGCACGGGTGGCCGGACCCTGCACACCGGGATCGAACTGTCCCGCAAACTCGTCGACCAACTCATGTGCGAAGCCGACCGCACCTACCTCGTGAAGCCCGAGGACCAGCCTGGCAGAGTCACACTGCTGACCGACACCCAACAGCGGCTGTTCCAAGGCAAACTCCGCCGCATCCTCGAACTCCGCGACGGCGGCTGCGCCTTCCCCGGATGCGACCGGCCACCAGGCTGGTGCCACGCCCACCACGTTGTCCCGTGGAGTAAAGGCGGACCCACCACCCGCGACAACGGGGTACTGCTCTGCGGCTACCACCACCGCCTCATCCACCAAGGCGCATGGCAAATCCGAATCGCACTCGACGGATTACCCGAGTTCTTACCCCCGGACTGGATCGACTCCCAGCGCCGACCACTCCGCAACCACCGCCTCACCCCGGCCGCCTAACCATGGCCGGGGCCGGCGGAGTGCGCGCCGCCGGCTGGGGGGCACCTCACCCGGCCAACCACCCCTCTACCTGGCGTCCACCCCACGTAAAGGGGCTAATGACCATGTAAACATGATCAACGGCCCTTTGCACCGGGGAGTTGCGCCGGAGCCACCGAGGAGCCACCTAGGAACACCAGGGGCCAGCCTGCTCGTCAGCCATGCCAAGACGCCACCGCTTCGCTCCAGCCACCTTCGTCACAGGCACTAGGCCGGGATGGCTGGCACCGACTCGGTGCGGATCTCCAGGGAGTCCTTGTCCTCGTTGACGTCCACGAACACCGTGTTCCCGTCCCGCACGTCGCCAGCCAACAGCTTGCGCGCCAGCTCATCGCCGATCGCCGACTGCACCAGACGCTTCAACGGCCGGGCGCCGTAGACCGGGTCGTAGCCTGTCAGGGCCAGCCACTCTTTCGCGCCGTCGGTCACGTCCAGGATGATCCGCCGCTCGGCAAGGCGGCGCGCCAACAACGCAACCTGGAGGTCGACGATCCGGGTCAGCTCCTCGCTGCCCAGCGCGTCGAACAGCACGACCTCGTCGAGCCGGTTGAGGAACTCCGGCTTGAACGAGTTGCGCACGACGTTCATCACCATCTCGCGCTTCTTGTCCTCCGGCATCGCCGGATCCGCGAGGTACTGCGAGCCCAGGTTGCTGGTCAGGATCAGGATCACGTTCCGCAGATCGACCGTACGACCCTGCCCATCGGTCAGCCGCCCGTCGTCCAGCACCTGCAGCAGCACGTCGAAGATCTCCGGGTGCGCCTTCTCGACCTCGTCGAGCAGGATCACCGAGTACGGACGCCGCCGCACGGCCTCGGTCAGCTGGCCGCCCTCTTCGTAGCCCACATATCCCGGCGGCGCACCCACCAGCCGCGCCACCGAGTGCTTCTCGGAGTACTCCGACATGTCGATCCGGACCATCGCCCGCTCGTCGTCGAACAAGAACTCCGCCAAGGCCTTCGCCAGCTCCGTCTTGCCCGTACCCGTCGGACCCAGGAACAGGAACGACCCCGTCGGACGGTCCGGATCGGAAATCCCAGCCCGCGCACGACGTACGGCATCCGACACCGCCGCGACCGCGCGCTTCTGACCGATCAGACGCTTCCCGAGCTCGTCCTCCATCCGGAGCAGCTTCCCGGTCTCCCCCTCGAGCAGCCGCCCGGTCGGAATCCCCGTCCACGAAGAGACAACGTCGGCGATCTCGTCCGGCCCGACCTCGTCGCGCACCATCGGCGGCACCTCATCCAGGGCCTCCTCCGAGGACGGCGAAGAAGAGTCCGCGTCGTCGAGCTCCTTCTCCAGTTGAGGAATCTCCGCGTACAGGATCCGCGAAGCCGTCTCCAGGTCGCCCTCACGCTGCGCCCGTTCGGCCTGCACCCGCAGGTCGTCCAACTGCTGCTTCGCGTCACCAACACGGTTGAGGCCGGACTTCTCCTTCTCCCACCGCGCCTCCAGCCCGCGCAGCTGCTCCTCGCGATCCGCGAGCTCACCACGCAAGCGGGCAAGGCGTTCCTGCGAAGCCGGGTCGTCCTCCTTGGAGAGCGCGAGCTCCTCCATCTTCATCCGGTCGACCTGGCGCCGCAGCTGGTCGATCTCGATCGGGCTCGAGTCGATCTCCATCCGCAGCCGGCTCGCCGACTCGTCCACGAGGTCGATCGCCTTGTCCGGCAGCTTGCGTCCGGTGATGTACCGGTTGGACAGCGTCGCCGCCGCCACCAGCGCGGCGTCGGAGATCTGCACCTTGTGGTGCGCCTCGTACCGCTCGGAAAGTCCACGCAGGATGGCGATCGTGTCCTCGACGGTCGGTTCGCCGACGTACACCTGGGCGAACCGGCGTTCCAGCGCGGGGTCCTTCTCGATGCGCTGGCGGTACTCGTCCAGCGTCGTCGCGCCGATCATCCGCAGCTCGCCGCGCGCGAGCATCGGCTTCAGCATGTTGCCCGCGTCCATCGAGCCGTCGCCGGTCGCGCCGGCGCCGACGACGGTGTGCAGCTCGTCGATGAACGTGATCACGTGCCCCTCGGAGTCCTTGATCTCCGCGAGGACGGCCTTCAACCGCTCCTCGAACTCGCCGCGGTACTTCGCGCCCGCCACCATCGCGCCGAGGTCGAGCGACACCAGCCGCCGCCCCTTCAGCGACTCGGGGACGTCGCCCGCGACGATCCGCTGCGCCAGCCCCTCGACGACCGCGGTCTTGCCGACGCCGGGCTCACCGATCAGCACCGGGTTGTTCTTCGTACGCCGGGAAAGCACCTGGATCACGCGACGGATCTCGGTGTCCCGCCCGATCACCGGGTCGAGCTTGCCCTCGCGCGCTCGGTCGGTCAGGTCGACGCTGTACTTCTCCAGCGCCTTGAACGTGCTCTCCGGGTCGGGCGAGGTCACCCGCTGCGAGCCGCGCATCTTGGCGAACGCGGCGAGCAGGGCCTCGGGAGTCGCACCGACCTTCGTGAGGATGTCCTTGGCCGGGCTGCCGACGGTCGCGAGTCCGACGAGCAGATGCTCGGTCGAGACGTACTCGTCGCCCAGCTCGGTCGCGCGGTCCTGCGCGATCGACAGGACCTGGAACAGCGGGCGGGCAAGATTCGGCGCCTGCACTGAGCTTCCGCTCGCGGCAGGCAGCCGCTTGACCCCGTCAACCGCGGATTGCGCGACCGCGTTGCGGTCCGCGCCGACCGCTTCGAGGAGTCCGCCGGCGGTGCTCTCTGGCACAGCCAGCAACGTG is part of the Tenggerimyces flavus genome and encodes:
- a CDS encoding ankyrin repeat domain-containing protein, with the translated sequence MDSAADVRELYGAAGTLLLELGADPNVLDDGGANALHHAAAAGSLEVASALLAAGADRDAGRSPCGPRPSCGRGTSSTSPSCACCSRTVWA
- the clpB gene encoding ATP-dependent chaperone ClpB, coding for MDAQKLTTKSQEALSAAVREASTAGNPSVEPMHLLHTLLAVPESTAGGLLEAVGADRNAVAQSAVDGVKRLPAASGSSVQAPNLARPLFQVLSIAQDRATELGDEYVSTEHLLVGLATVGSPAKDILTKVGATPEALLAAFAKMRGSQRVTSPDPESTFKALEKYSVDLTDRAREGKLDPVIGRDTEIRRVIQVLSRRTKNNPVLIGEPGVGKTAVVEGLAQRIVAGDVPESLKGRRLVSLDLGAMVAGAKYRGEFEERLKAVLAEIKDSEGHVITFIDELHTVVGAGATGDGSMDAGNMLKPMLARGELRMIGATTLDEYRQRIEKDPALERRFAQVYVGEPTVEDTIAILRGLSERYEAHHKVQISDAALVAAATLSNRYITGRKLPDKAIDLVDESASRLRMEIDSSPIEIDQLRRQVDRMKMEELALSKEDDPASQERLARLRGELADREEQLRGLEARWEKEKSGLNRVGDAKQQLDDLRVQAERAQREGDLETASRILYAEIPQLEKELDDADSSSPSSEEALDEVPPMVRDEVGPDEIADVVSSWTGIPTGRLLEGETGKLLRMEDELGKRLIGQKRAVAAVSDAVRRARAGISDPDRPTGSFLFLGPTGTGKTELAKALAEFLFDDERAMVRIDMSEYSEKHSVARLVGAPPGYVGYEEGGQLTEAVRRRPYSVILLDEVEKAHPEIFDVLLQVLDDGRLTDGQGRTVDLRNVILILTSNLGSQYLADPAMPEDKKREMVMNVVRNSFKPEFLNRLDEVVLFDALGSEELTRIVDLQVALLARRLAERRIILDVTDGAKEWLALTGYDPVYGARPLKRLVQSAIGDELARKLLAGDVRDGNTVFVDVNEDKDSLEIRTESVPAIPA
- a CDS encoding glutamate-cysteine ligase family protein, giving the protein MDIADAVERLFAPARRPGGVGVEIELITVTDTAESCPVDPAVLAAGFDAAFVEAARPTFEPGGQLELSPPPRYSRARLIHDVHTLIGRATAIAHERGVRLETKGVNPYHSCADVPLRTPKPRYLAMQEAFDEVGPEGRRMMRLTASLQIAVDLFPGEAGHEQWLVANLAGPALAAAFDNSQGERTRIWQRADLRRTGYDGRYLDPTDPIGAYLDFAKAAPQLPIPETEDACYHLTTLFPPVRPRGGYLELRYLDAQPLERIGEAITTVETLLYDAQARRAALDLLMPRVGDLQQAWNESAAGRSPQTADLLEIVRPSLVGAA
- a CDS encoding HNH endonuclease signature motif containing protein — encoded protein: MESTTCSNTIGGADGVSAWSMSDDQLATALLDNQAALHRHEARRLELIREADARNLAVSAGAANTAQWVAGVLRVPSAEAGAMVKLASHLDAELPATARALAEGEISVPHARVISRVVTMLPPQISTPELRSEVEATLLESAATFDPKVLSKVGNRLLETVAPDLADQVLELKLKQEEASAERDRFLRMSFDATSGTWRVTARLPKVVGERLKLVLDPLAAPQPGPDGRDTRLPEQRNVDALDEACRRLLAERLVPSHGGNPTQLVVTVTRTGGRTLHTGIELSRKLVDQLMCEADRTYLVKPEDQPGRVTLLTDTQQRLFQGKLRRILELRDGGCAFPGCDRPPGWCHAHHVVPWSKGGPTTRDNGVLLCGYHHRLIHQGAWQIRIALDGLPEFLPPDWIDSQRRPLRNHRLTPAA
- a CDS encoding ATP-binding protein, producing the protein MTSTDALVGRQEELALLRRRLASARAGSGHLVVVSGPAGIGKTRLVEELVRDCPVVGWGAGLVDAGMPALWPWVRAVRDWPSPRDAVAALVGGSTQHGYGSAEEAAASTFTADTAVVDALAEQAAASPGLVVVLDDLQWADAATLRLLDRLGAEIRRLPLLVVGTHRDAAALPADRSAEVVNLGPLSPTEAAAMLSTAVEGADQAAIGRAVELSGGSPLYLRTLTKVAVEALRGDRDWDGATGAAPELRHLVAAAMRASGPRVAADIEALSVLGPVMEPDVVARLLGVLSASAVVERLLPAVPAGLMEVHSGDRVRFAHALVRDAAYASLSPSRRTALHRLAAELLEPLAVGRDERAGTVARHWLLAEEPERAVGWAIRAAAAALAAGAYEDAASYLQLALDTGSTADRAELLLDLARALYLAGRIQQSAEACVQAAVEGELSGRAEVVGRAAIVIQGVGHPDVNQRLEDLSRRALRMPDCEMAPELRARVEAQLACALFEREADDEAAQWAADALERATASGDPNAELDAIRAYAWRYRQPRHDPEVIELGQRAIDLAARTARPLSALWAHTWRSDAAIHQADMAWAQRELGEMRTLADRTRLPLVRWHVLRREATIAALVGDFGTSRERSARANEIAGDWQDVSIRFTRFGQSLSLALLRDDPADLMPGWTDFLGGVRGYPLVAQTAMAVGLRLSGRSDEALDLYRSLIGRLDEMRTGLGPPALSYLAELAVAFDDPDGCRGVRTQLEDIFGGAVAIGAGTVAYLGSLGRVLAELDLGCGEISAAVAHYEEGLRVDALLGARPYVALGSLGLARALFASSLPRAVSLARAAAAEARRLDMPGLLRAADAFLTEAAAASRSASPLSPREREVSALVAQALSNRDIASRLVLSERTVESHVRSILAKTGLTTRTELVRWHLEQQDL
- a CDS encoding MAPEG family protein, translating into MTIALICTAILAALVFVLGFNVSRMRGVTAKTGGSQMPTDPASPLLIAQRAHGNAVEYIPILMVLFLLVGARSPIVVAIPLIAGATLARLLHAYGMITARTLAAEGKLRMVGAMGTYLFGVALAVALAFSL
- a CDS encoding MFS transporter encodes the protein MAGAHPAVAALRVPAFRRYLAGQLPSVTCSWAQVVGLSWVVVQLDPSALGWVVALQYAPSLVLGPWFGALVDRYDRRRLLMLAEAGLGLVATAYAVLAYAGGLTLPWVFVLAAVWGVINALDTPARRALVPMLLPPELVSIASALTGTLMLLGMSVGSALGAALVAAVGPTVAFAVNAVSFGVDVVVLWTIRVGPSPRVARAPGQIREGLRYVWQAPALRTAMLAIAVVATLGFTLQVSVPIFVEGPLRGGPGLVGIAFTTSATASLFGAITAAALGGPGPKAILRASLGMAAALAVVAAAPTFPVALVGLAGVGFAWSILITAVIAVLQSAEPSMTGRVMATFSGVLIGGMAAGGPITSVISTYADPRASFALGAVACVVVARLSLASRRSRVAAR
- the gshB gene encoding glutathione synthase; translation: MNIAFVVDPLESLDASIDTSVGLMHAAQERGADVWVTEAGQLEAVNGRARATARRVRLAPSRPSEGHRWTVPDPWFTATVPQQVWLDDMVAVFVRTEPPVDDVYTTAMLILDLLDPSRTAIVNDPTGIRVCSEHLLPLRFPDLIPPTIVTADARTIRSFVAEHDGAVVKPVDGFSGRGVLRLDRHDPNLTSLIEIATGNGDHAVVVQRYLREVDAGNKRIFMFGGEPVGALHRFPVAGDFRIGNPTAEAPITKRDREICQRLAPTLRRYGIHLAGLDVIGPYLIEVNVTSVGALRKADALLGWTLCADLLDDVLAPHTHRRTA
- a CDS encoding ankyrin repeat domain-containing protein; the protein is MRDAHHAAPARPVGAELPARRHRALAAPERCGPERLRRSQARTERDRDRVPRVIDVAIGWPTPLIAAVSAGQVATVQLLLDRGADPNAPAGNGQTPLQATKFAGDTADVITALLRQSGAVDV